A section of the Bacillus pumilus genome encodes:
- the essC gene encoding type VII secretion protein EssC — MSLLWVFYEEDYQTVRLDEQFNREAVIGPEIEHTVTIPSLSFDEGVIRLTPDEPNDGFSIYQGEEKKGTLLPHEPYKLGPLTLILMEAHHDQHIYYLGNRVELSFSREKKDEIDVWKEQAHPMFQDANQFTLEKIEGTWYVMPQDETIYVNGKKIHGPERIDAGDELFWNFLTVTLKDDDLLQVTAYEPFQTRLEKTRAPSTETKQKYPLYRRTPRLIYDLPDDRVSFSFPSQESENNSRGLWLVVLPPLVMLLVMGIVALVQPRGIFIVVSMAMFIMTLITSSVQYFKEKSQRKRREEKRQRVYSLYLENKRKELQELYDRQQYILTYHYPSFEQMKYLTSEISGRIWEKTLVSDDFLQLRLGTGAVPSSYELSMSGGDMANRDIDDLMEQTQHMQQVYREVKDVPITFGLADGPTGLIGKPAIVKKELHQLVGQLAFSHSYHDLRFVFIFHEQEYENWEWMKWLPHFQLPHTYGKGFIYNEQTRDQLLSSIYEILRERDLEEEKEKKIFTPHFVFIVTNHELIAEHVILEYLEGSRTDLGISIIFAAETKESLAENISTLVRYINEEEGDILIQHKKAVRIPFQLDTHERMDNELFARTLRTLDHQVGMTNSIPETVSFLDLFHAKQVEEIGIRDKWLTSETAKSLSVPIGYKGKNDIVDLNLHEKAHGPHGLLAGTTGSGKSEFLQTYILSLAVHFHPHEVAFLLIDYKGGGMAQPFRNIPHLLGTITNIEGSKNFSERALASIKSELKKRQRLFDQYHVNHINDYTKLYKEKKAEQAMPHLFLISDEFAELKSEEPDFIRELVSAARIGRSLGVHLILATQKPGGVIDDQIWSNSRFKVALKVQDASDSKEILKNSDAASITVTGRGYLQVGNNEIYELFQSAWSGAPYMEDGYGSEDDIAIVTDTGLIPLSGVSTEPAVKKETVSEISAVVDEIERMQQELGIEKLPSPWLPPLEERIPKSRYASSEEHVFHFALVDEPDQQSQHPLSYQMMEDGNIGIFGSSGYGKSLAATTLLMSFAERYSPEEWHAYIYDFGNGTLLPLAKLPHTADYFLMDQMRKIQKSMTRLREEVEYRKRLFRQQEMSHIKMYNALNEKKLPFIFIVIDNFDIVKDEMHELESEFIQLSRDGQSLGIYFLITATRVNAVRQSLMNNLKTKVVHYLMDQGEAYSIIGRPKFSLEPIPGRVIINKEELYFAQMFLPVEGENDLELFEHLKQEIQLLHDRFASAEKPKPVPMLPDKLTIWELESRLEEQKQPYDIPVGLDEESVAPVYFDLKKNKHCLIIGQTQRGKTNVTKLMLDQLLAAKPEKLAVFDSIDRGLSHYAKEENIDYLETKDDITEWAEEIDRLFKGREEVYVEAVRRGETDQLSFSQIVLVIDGITRFQQTIDPRLQDQLADFMKSYAHLGFSLIASGNHTEFSKGYDALTNEIKQVRHAMLLMKKSEQNIIPLPYARQEPDIQPGFGYLVENGKEKKIQVPLCAVERKSVQ, encoded by the coding sequence TTGAGTCTTCTTTGGGTTTTTTATGAGGAGGATTATCAAACCGTCCGTTTAGACGAGCAGTTCAATCGAGAAGCTGTGATTGGACCTGAAATAGAGCATACGGTGACAATCCCTTCACTTTCGTTTGATGAAGGAGTCATCCGTTTAACTCCCGATGAACCGAATGATGGCTTTTCCATTTATCAGGGTGAAGAGAAGAAAGGCACATTGCTTCCACATGAACCATATAAGCTTGGACCACTGACCCTTATTTTAATGGAAGCACATCATGATCAACACATTTATTACCTAGGAAATAGAGTCGAGCTGTCTTTTTCACGTGAGAAAAAAGATGAGATCGATGTGTGGAAAGAACAAGCGCATCCTATGTTTCAAGATGCGAACCAGTTTACTTTAGAGAAAATCGAAGGAACTTGGTATGTCATGCCTCAGGACGAAACGATTTATGTGAACGGGAAAAAAATTCACGGGCCAGAGCGAATTGATGCCGGGGATGAGTTGTTCTGGAACTTTCTAACGGTGACATTGAAAGATGATGATTTATTGCAGGTGACTGCATATGAACCCTTTCAAACACGTTTGGAAAAAACAAGAGCACCAAGCACAGAAACAAAACAAAAGTATCCTTTATATAGACGAACACCCCGTTTAATTTATGATCTGCCAGATGACCGGGTTTCCTTTAGCTTTCCTTCGCAGGAGAGTGAAAATAACAGCAGAGGGCTTTGGCTTGTTGTCCTCCCGCCACTTGTGATGCTTCTTGTGATGGGAATTGTTGCGCTTGTCCAGCCGCGCGGAATCTTTATTGTCGTGTCGATGGCAATGTTTATCATGACATTAATCACATCGTCTGTTCAATACTTTAAAGAGAAATCACAACGCAAAAGACGGGAAGAGAAACGGCAGAGAGTCTATTCTCTTTACTTAGAAAATAAACGAAAAGAGCTGCAAGAGCTCTACGACCGCCAGCAATATATTTTGACATATCATTATCCGTCATTTGAACAAATGAAGTATTTAACGTCAGAAATTAGCGGCCGAATTTGGGAAAAAACACTTGTGAGTGATGATTTCTTGCAGCTACGTCTTGGGACGGGTGCAGTCCCGTCAAGCTATGAACTATCGATGAGCGGCGGTGATATGGCCAATCGAGACATTGATGATTTAATGGAACAAACGCAGCACATGCAACAGGTTTATCGTGAAGTGAAGGATGTACCCATCACATTTGGTCTTGCCGATGGCCCAACTGGATTGATTGGAAAGCCAGCAATTGTAAAAAAGGAGCTTCATCAACTTGTCGGACAGCTTGCTTTCTCGCACAGCTATCATGATTTAAGATTTGTGTTTATTTTTCATGAGCAGGAGTATGAGAATTGGGAATGGATGAAATGGCTTCCGCATTTCCAGCTACCTCATACATACGGCAAAGGGTTTATTTACAACGAACAAACACGTGATCAGCTGTTGTCCTCGATTTATGAAATTTTACGTGAGCGTGATTTAGAAGAAGAAAAAGAGAAGAAGATCTTTACGCCTCACTTTGTGTTTATCGTGACAAATCATGAGCTCATTGCTGAACATGTGATTTTAGAGTATTTAGAAGGCAGCCGAACGGACCTTGGCATCTCCATTATTTTTGCTGCTGAAACAAAGGAAAGCTTAGCTGAAAATATCTCGACGCTTGTCCGTTATATTAACGAAGAAGAAGGAGATATTCTCATTCAGCACAAAAAAGCCGTCCGAATTCCATTTCAGCTTGATACACATGAGCGCATGGACAATGAGCTGTTTGCCAGAACGCTGAGAACATTAGATCATCAAGTTGGCATGACCAATTCGATTCCTGAAACGGTCTCTTTCCTTGATCTATTTCATGCCAAACAGGTAGAAGAGATCGGCATTCGTGATAAATGGCTCACATCAGAAACGGCCAAATCACTATCTGTACCAATCGGTTATAAAGGGAAAAATGACATTGTGGATCTGAACCTGCACGAAAAAGCACATGGCCCGCATGGTCTGTTGGCGGGAACAACAGGATCGGGGAAAAGTGAATTTTTACAGACGTACATTTTATCGCTCGCTGTACACTTTCATCCGCATGAAGTCGCTTTCCTATTGATTGACTATAAAGGAGGCGGAATGGCGCAGCCGTTCCGAAATATTCCTCATTTACTTGGCACGATCACCAATATTGAAGGCAGTAAGAACTTTAGTGAAAGGGCGCTTGCCTCAATTAAAAGTGAGTTGAAGAAAAGACAACGCTTGTTTGATCAATATCATGTGAATCACATCAATGATTATACGAAGCTCTATAAGGAGAAAAAGGCTGAACAGGCAATGCCTCATTTATTCTTAATCTCTGATGAGTTCGCCGAATTAAAAAGTGAAGAGCCCGACTTTATTAGAGAGCTTGTCAGTGCGGCACGTATCGGCCGAAGCCTCGGGGTTCATCTCATTTTGGCTACCCAAAAACCAGGCGGGGTCATCGATGATCAGATTTGGAGTAACTCCCGCTTTAAGGTCGCACTCAAAGTACAAGATGCGTCAGACAGTAAGGAGATATTGAAAAATAGTGATGCGGCGTCCATTACCGTGACAGGACGCGGCTACTTACAAGTAGGAAACAATGAAATTTATGAATTGTTCCAATCAGCTTGGAGCGGTGCGCCGTATATGGAAGATGGCTACGGATCAGAAGATGATATTGCCATTGTGACAGATACTGGGCTTATTCCGCTTTCAGGAGTTAGTACCGAACCGGCTGTCAAAAAAGAGACAGTGTCGGAGATTTCTGCTGTTGTAGATGAAATTGAACGTATGCAGCAGGAGCTTGGGATTGAGAAGCTCCCAAGTCCATGGCTTCCACCGCTCGAAGAACGGATTCCAAAATCACGTTATGCGTCGAGTGAAGAGCATGTCTTCCATTTTGCGCTTGTCGATGAGCCAGATCAGCAGAGCCAGCATCCACTTTCTTATCAAATGATGGAAGATGGGAACATTGGGATCTTTGGTTCCTCTGGCTACGGAAAATCACTTGCTGCAACAACACTCCTCATGAGCTTTGCGGAGAGATATTCACCAGAAGAATGGCATGCTTATATTTATGACTTCGGAAACGGAACATTGCTTCCATTAGCCAAGCTGCCACACACAGCAGATTATTTCTTAATGGATCAAATGAGAAAGATTCAAAAGTCGATGACGCGTCTGCGGGAAGAGGTTGAATACCGCAAGCGGTTATTCAGGCAGCAAGAAATGAGTCATATCAAAATGTACAACGCTTTAAATGAGAAAAAGCTCCCATTCATTTTCATCGTGATCGATAACTTTGACATAGTCAAAGACGAAATGCATGAACTTGAATCAGAATTTATCCAACTGAGCCGTGATGGACAATCATTAGGAATTTACTTCTTGATTACAGCAACTCGGGTAAACGCAGTCCGTCAATCTCTTATGAACAACTTGAAAACAAAGGTCGTCCATTACTTAATGGATCAAGGAGAGGCGTACTCGATTATTGGCAGACCGAAATTTAGCTTAGAGCCAATTCCAGGCCGCGTCATTATCAACAAAGAGGAGCTTTACTTTGCACAAATGTTCCTGCCAGTTGAAGGAGAGAACGATCTCGAGCTGTTTGAGCATTTGAAACAAGAGATCCAGCTTCTTCATGATCGCTTTGCATCAGCTGAAAAACCAAAACCTGTACCAATGCTTCCTGATAAACTAACCATTTGGGAGCTAGAGAGTCGCTTAGAAGAACAAAAACAGCCGTATGACATTCCAGTCGGACTAGATGAAGAATCTGTTGCACCTGTTTACTTTGACTTGAAGAAGAATAAACATTGCCTCATCATCGGTCAAACGCAGCGAGGAAAGACAAATGTGACAAAACTGATGCTTGATCAGCTATTAGCAGCAAAACCTGAGAAGCTAGCCGTCTTTGATTCGATAGATCGGGGTCTCTCTCATTACGCAAAAGAAGAGAACATTGATTACCTTGAAACAAAGGATGATATCACCGAATGGGCAGAGGAAATAGACCGTTTATTCAAGGGACGTGAAGAGGTGTACGTCGAAGCTGTGCGCCGTGGAGAGACTGATCAGTTGTCGTTTTCTCAAATTGTGCTTGTGATTGATGGCATTACACGTTTTCAGCAGACGATCGATCCGCGTCTTCAAGACCAATTGGCTGATTTCATGAAGTCATATGCACATCTAGGCTTTAGCCTGATCGCATCAGGGAATCATACCGAATTTAGCAAAGGCTATGATGCACTCACAAACGAAATCAAACAAGTTCGTCATGCCATGTTACTCATGAAAAAATCAGAACAAAACATCATACCGCTTCCGTATGCAAGACAAGAACCAGATATTCAGCCAGGTTTCGGATATTTGGTTGAAAACGGGAAAGAGAAGAAAATCCAAGTTCCTTTATGTGCGGTAGAAAGGAAGAGTGTTCAATGA
- the essB gene encoding type VII secretion protein EssB — protein MADKKSSYLEEQLEAVMKKEGGIYSFIFQRETIKLLDGLEAAPIKDINPSFKKEIQLTEDEVIISIQPPPAYQEFRFIHAKDEKSKWIFSYQLVDAVCKHDVKRLHPIVSPENIVFHQGLAPAFLHYGVKESIPPYETDEQRLLKEVKAVILRVVDHEYQFQEYVAYSETLKLSELAKEISETQSLEELSALIQQKIEAIETKEKTLLTIPKKKWKIERYIGLGLLVLLIPALVYTIYTFFFAMPKQEAYVEANKYYLNKQYSQVVDTLEKYSANQMPVSLQYELAISYVQTNQGNLLLDQHKKEITDTYTLQTDPQYFLFWIHIGQGNSKEALDIARVLGDDRYIFTALVAYRNDIQNDDSLSAEEKQKQLDPIIKEMAKYEEKETTETSTNDSSGASQTDEAAEQKEQSKADQEKKEKESEVKKKTSQTKKDEKK, from the coding sequence ATGGCAGATAAAAAGAGTTCCTATTTAGAAGAACAATTAGAAGCAGTGATGAAAAAAGAGGGCGGCATCTACAGCTTCATTTTTCAAAGAGAGACCATTAAACTCTTAGACGGTTTAGAAGCGGCACCGATCAAAGACATCAACCCTTCATTTAAAAAAGAGATTCAATTAACTGAAGATGAGGTCATTATTTCTATTCAACCCCCTCCTGCCTATCAGGAATTTCGTTTCATCCATGCGAAGGATGAAAAAAGCAAATGGATTTTTTCATACCAGCTTGTCGATGCAGTGTGCAAACACGACGTGAAGCGGCTGCATCCTATTGTTTCTCCTGAAAACATTGTTTTTCATCAAGGCTTAGCTCCTGCATTTTTGCATTACGGCGTCAAAGAAAGCATCCCGCCATATGAAACGGATGAGCAACGTTTACTAAAAGAGGTCAAAGCCGTCATTCTTCGAGTGGTGGACCATGAGTACCAGTTTCAAGAATATGTGGCTTACAGCGAAACGCTGAAACTATCTGAATTGGCAAAAGAAATCAGCGAAACGCAGTCTCTGGAAGAATTGTCTGCCCTCATTCAGCAAAAGATCGAAGCGATTGAAACGAAAGAGAAAACGTTATTAACCATTCCGAAAAAGAAATGGAAGATCGAACGATATATCGGACTAGGTCTGCTTGTCCTATTAATTCCTGCATTGGTGTACACCATTTATACCTTCTTTTTTGCGATGCCGAAACAAGAAGCGTATGTGGAGGCAAACAAATATTATCTCAACAAACAGTACAGCCAAGTGGTGGATACGTTAGAAAAATATTCAGCCAATCAAATGCCGGTTTCCCTTCAATATGAACTGGCCATTTCGTATGTACAAACAAATCAAGGCAATCTGTTACTCGATCAACATAAAAAAGAAATCACAGATACATACACATTGCAGACTGATCCGCAATATTTTCTTTTCTGGATTCATATTGGACAAGGCAATAGCAAGGAAGCACTTGATATTGCACGTGTCCTTGGAGACGACCGGTACATATTTACGGCACTCGTCGCCTATCGCAATGACATTCAAAACGATGACAGTCTTTCTGCAGAAGAAAAACAAAAACAGCTAGATCCAATTATTAAGGAAATGGCGAAATATGAAGAAAAAGAAACAACGGAGACAAGCACCAATGACTCCTCAGGCGCAAGCCAAACAGATGAAGCTGCTGAACAAAAAGAGCAGTCAAAAGCTGATCAAGAGAAAAAAGAGAAAGAATCTGAAGTGAAAAAGAAAACCTCTCAGACGAAAAAAGATGAGAAAAAATAA
- a CDS encoding EsaB/YukD family protein, with protein sequence MYIDITIDLKNYDGSVFDLRLSNYLHIKQVIHIAWQAKQISLPKREGGWVRVVNKKAVFSGEYKLSDCGITTGDRLEIL encoded by the coding sequence GTGTATATCGATATTACCATCGACTTAAAAAATTATGATGGCAGTGTGTTTGATTTGAGACTATCAAATTATTTACATATTAAACAAGTCATCCATATCGCCTGGCAGGCAAAACAAATCTCACTTCCTAAGCGAGAAGGCGGCTGGGTGCGAGTAGTCAATAAGAAAGCTGTGTTTTCAGGCGAATATAAGCTGTCAGACTGTGGAATCACCACAGGAGACAGGCTGGAAATACTATGA
- a CDS encoding WXG100 family type VII secretion target: MSGIIRVTPEELRATAKQYGVESQEVLNQVDRLNRMISDLKGMWEGASSEAFADQYEQLKPSFIKMSDLLTDVSNQLDQTANTLESTDQDIASQIRG, from the coding sequence ATGTCAGGAATTATTCGCGTAACCCCAGAAGAACTAAGAGCGACCGCTAAGCAATATGGTGTTGAAAGTCAAGAAGTGTTAAACCAAGTTGATCGTCTAAATAGAATGATCTCAGATTTAAAAGGTATGTGGGAAGGTGCTTCTAGTGAAGCGTTTGCTGATCAATACGAGCAGTTAAAGCCTTCATTCATCAAAATGTCTGATCTATTAACAGATGTCAGCAATCAGCTTGATCAAACGGCAAATACACTTGAAAGCACTGACCAAGACATCGCCAGCCAAATCCGCGGCTAA
- a CDS encoding PucR family transcriptional regulator, which produces MKKKTDPFKYSLDRLEDVADQISDVLNCPITIEDTHHRLLAYSTHNDFTDPARTSTIISRRVPEKVINRLWKDGIIPTLLKTDEPLRVPQIAEVGLSSRVAISIWKDKEVLGFIWAIESTQPFSEEDMDLLKMAAHAVKNKLLNLQIRKSKTEERNQELFWKMLTGHIHEKDEMLDLFLRLGIRCPDTYAIIIFRLRDELTDDTEKKLSYLLETTQQVQVLLTTVDFHEFIILVSPKTEHPLQDIKQFTSGMLQQLSDRYHIHHVQAAIGGIYDNISHIQPSYKEALAVLKTKERFPVETERLHSFSELGIYQYLDVLAEKRRGSSYSSYSLSKLEDYDLRHHSNLVETLERFIDCDSNANIAAKQLNIHINTLNYRLKRITDIAEIDLKNMNEKMTIYLDMKLKNVHL; this is translated from the coding sequence ATGAAAAAAAAGACAGATCCATTTAAGTATAGTCTTGATCGTTTAGAGGATGTGGCAGACCAAATTAGTGATGTGCTCAATTGCCCTATTACTATAGAAGATACGCATCATCGATTGTTGGCCTATAGTACACATAATGATTTTACGGATCCCGCCAGAACTTCAACCATTATCTCCCGCCGTGTACCGGAAAAAGTCATTAATCGGCTTTGGAAGGACGGCATCATTCCTACACTTCTTAAAACAGACGAACCGCTTCGTGTCCCTCAAATTGCAGAGGTGGGTTTATCTAGCAGGGTTGCCATTTCAATCTGGAAGGACAAAGAAGTACTCGGTTTTATCTGGGCAATTGAATCCACACAACCTTTTTCAGAAGAAGACATGGACCTTCTGAAGATGGCAGCACATGCTGTAAAAAACAAATTACTTAACTTACAAATTCGCAAATCGAAAACAGAGGAACGCAATCAGGAACTTTTTTGGAAGATGCTCACTGGTCATATTCATGAAAAAGATGAGATGCTCGACCTATTTTTAAGACTCGGTATCAGATGTCCAGACACGTATGCCATCATCATCTTCCGGCTTCGTGACGAACTCACAGATGACACAGAAAAAAAGCTATCTTATTTACTTGAAACAACGCAGCAAGTCCAAGTGTTGTTAACGACTGTGGATTTTCACGAATTCATTATTCTTGTCTCACCAAAAACAGAGCACCCGCTGCAGGATATTAAACAATTCACAAGCGGCATGCTGCAGCAGCTGTCTGACCGTTATCATATCCATCACGTTCAAGCAGCGATTGGTGGGATTTACGATAACATCTCTCATATTCAGCCATCCTATAAAGAAGCACTCGCTGTATTAAAAACAAAGGAGCGCTTCCCTGTTGAAACCGAACGTTTACACAGTTTTTCTGAACTCGGTATTTATCAATATTTAGATGTCCTCGCTGAAAAACGAAGGGGCTCATCTTACTCCAGTTACTCTTTATCAAAGCTGGAAGATTACGACCTGAGGCATCATTCCAACCTAGTTGAAACCCTTGAACGGTTTATTGACTGTGATAGCAATGCCAATATTGCGGCAAAGCAATTAAACATCCACATCAATACATTGAATTACAGATTAAAACGTATTACAGACATTGCAGAAATCGATTTAAAAAACATGAATGAGAAAATGACCATATACCTTGATATGAAGCTAAAAAACGTCCATTTGTGA
- the ald gene encoding alanine dehydrogenase, which produces MIIGIPKEIKNNENRVALTPGAASQLLSAGHQILIETNAGFGSGFTDDDYVSVGAEILDHAKDVWASSDMIMKVKEPLPEEYSYFREGLILFTYLHLAAEPSLAEALKQKGVTAIAYETVTDGKSLPLLTPMSEVAGRMAAQIGAQFLEKPKGGKGILLAGVPGVSRGKVTIIGGGVVGTNAAKMAIGLGADVTLIDVNAERLRQLDDQFGHQMKTLMSNPVNIADSVSEADLLICAVLIPGAKAPTLVTEEMVKQMKPGSVIVDVAIDQGGIVETIDHITTHDQPTYEKHGILHYAVANMPGAVPRTSTVALTNVTVPYALQIAHKGAAKAIQENKTIAEGVNVMNGHITYEAVARDLGYDYVPVHQAIDASSMTEA; this is translated from the coding sequence ATGATCATCGGCATTCCGAAAGAGATTAAGAACAATGAAAACCGAGTGGCATTAACACCAGGAGCAGCTTCTCAATTACTTTCAGCTGGACATCAGATTTTGATTGAAACAAACGCTGGTTTTGGAAGCGGATTCACTGATGACGATTATGTATCTGTTGGTGCAGAAATTCTTGATCACGCGAAAGATGTGTGGGCGTCTTCTGATATGATCATGAAGGTAAAAGAACCATTACCTGAGGAATATTCATATTTCAGAGAAGGACTCATCTTATTTACGTACCTGCATCTTGCGGCAGAGCCCTCCTTGGCTGAAGCTTTAAAACAAAAAGGCGTCACAGCTATTGCTTATGAAACAGTAACGGACGGAAAATCACTCCCTCTCTTAACACCTATGTCTGAAGTGGCAGGTAGAATGGCCGCTCAAATCGGCGCACAATTTTTAGAAAAGCCAAAAGGCGGTAAAGGCATCTTGCTCGCAGGCGTACCAGGGGTATCAAGAGGAAAGGTCACGATTATAGGCGGCGGTGTTGTTGGAACAAACGCAGCGAAAATGGCGATTGGACTTGGCGCAGATGTCACTCTGATTGACGTAAACGCAGAACGCTTACGTCAGCTGGACGATCAATTTGGTCATCAAATGAAAACGTTAATGTCTAACCCTGTCAACATCGCCGATTCAGTCAGCGAGGCAGACCTTCTCATTTGTGCGGTATTGATCCCAGGTGCCAAAGCACCGACGCTTGTGACGGAAGAAATGGTCAAACAAATGAAGCCTGGTTCCGTCATCGTAGACGTAGCCATAGACCAAGGCGGCATTGTCGAAACAATCGATCATATCACAACACATGATCAGCCTACTTATGAAAAACACGGTATTTTACATTATGCTGTCGCCAATATGCCTGGAGCCGTTCCACGGACATCGACTGTTGCTTTAACAAATGTCACCGTTCCATATGCGCTGCAAATTGCTCATAAAGGCGCTGCAAAAGCTATTCAAGAAAACAAAACCATTGCAGAAGGTGTGAATGTCATGAACGGACATATCACATATGAAGCAGTCGCACGTGATCTTGGCTATGATTATGTGCCTGTTCATCAAGCGATTGATGCGTCTTCTATGACAGAAGCTTAA
- a CDS encoding biotin transporter BioY: MQQKTRTADFVLVGMFAALMAIGANITSIVPFLQVGGIPLTMQPFFCVLAGLLLGRRLGALAMIVYALVGIAGAPVFAQFSAGFGVILGKSGGFVLSYIPAAWLAGFILEKRKNPGFGLFLLAAIAGTTVMYLIGTTYTYFALNVWLNAPISYQTTWFFMIWFMVKDYALTILLAMLAPKIYRSVSKATSFRKQQAAS; the protein is encoded by the coding sequence ATGCAACAGAAAACAAGAACCGCTGATTTTGTATTAGTCGGAATGTTTGCTGCACTCATGGCGATTGGAGCGAATATCACATCCATTGTACCGTTTTTACAGGTCGGCGGAATTCCACTTACGATGCAGCCGTTTTTTTGCGTACTTGCTGGTCTTTTGCTTGGCAGACGGCTTGGCGCATTAGCGATGATTGTATATGCCTTGGTTGGAATTGCTGGCGCACCTGTATTCGCACAGTTCTCAGCAGGCTTTGGGGTGATTTTAGGCAAAAGCGGTGGTTTTGTCTTATCGTATATTCCTGCTGCTTGGCTAGCTGGATTCATCTTAGAAAAAAGAAAAAATCCTGGATTTGGCCTCTTTTTACTTGCAGCTATTGCTGGTACGACCGTCATGTATCTGATCGGAACGACTTATACGTACTTCGCATTAAATGTGTGGCTGAATGCTCCGATTTCTTATCAAACCACGTGGTTCTTTATGATCTGGTTTATGGTGAAAGATTACGCATTGACGATATTACTTGCGATGCTGGCACCTAAAATTTATCGCTCTGTTTCAAAAGCCACGTCCTTTCGAAAACAACAAGCTGCATCATAA